A window of Ruminiclostridium herbifermentans genomic DNA:
TTACATTAATGAACTCATGTATAAAAAGTCTTCATGGATTCAAAAAAAGCTTTTGGAGTTAAAGAGTAGAGCAGAAAAAGCTAAAAGCCCTAAAATGTTTTATAATGGCGAATCATTTTTATATTTAGGAAATGAATTTGAACTAAAAATTTGTAGAGATAGCAGTTGTAAAAAAGCAACTGTTAAGATAGAGGGTAAAAATATTGTAATTGATTTACCCATTAATTTTAATACTGATAATATAAAAAAAATATTGAGACAATGGTATATAGAACAATTCAAACACATAGCTGCAGAAAGAATTAATCATTATTCAGCACAGATAGGTGTGTTCCCCAAGAAAGTGACAATTAGAGAGCAGAAGACTAGATGGGGTAGTTGCAGTAGTAAAGGTAATATAAATTTGAATTGGAAACTCATAATGGCATCTTTAGAAGTGCTTGATTATGTGATCGTTCATGAATTATGCCATATGATTGCCATGAATCATTCTGAGGAGTTTTGGAAGATTGTTGGTACTTTTTCTCCACAGTATAAGAATTATAGAGATTGGTTAAGACATAATGGAGAAAGTTTAAACTTTGATTGAATTATTTACGATATTACAATATAAAATCTATTTAGAGCACAATATATTGTTAAAAAATATTATAAAAAGTGGAGGGCACATGATTTACAAAAAGTATGGAAAGACTGGAAAAGATATATCTGTAATTGGTTTTGGTGGAATGAGATTTCCTAAAGTAAATGGAGAATACGACTACGATAAGTGTGCTGAGTTTGTTGTTAAGGCAAATGAACTTGGAGTTAATTATTTTGATACGGCTCCAGGATATTGTGACGATCATAGTGAAAAGATTATGGCTCATGCTTTTAAAATGATGAAGAACCCATTTTATGTTTCAACAAAATGTAGTGAAAGAGATGGAACAAAGCTACGCAAGACGTTGGAAACTTCACTAAAAAGAATGAACTTAGAAAAGATAAATTTCTTTCACATATGGTGTATTTTAGATATTGATGATTATAGAAGCCGAATGGTTAAGGGCGGAGCGTATGAGACTGCGCTTAAGGCAAAGGAAGAAGGTCTCATTGAACATATAACCTTTTCAACCCACTGTAGTGGTGATGAAATTGAAACAATTGTAAATGAGGGATGTTTTGAGGGAATGACTGTTGGTTATAATATTATTAACTTTCCTTTTAGGCAAAAGGGTTTAAAAGCAGCCTATGAAAAAGGTTTAGGTATTGCTACAATGAACCCGCTTGGAGGGGGCCTAATACCTCAAAAGGCAGATTATTTTGATTTTATCAGAGGAGCAGATGACAAGACAGTAGTTGATGCGGCAATTAAGTTTAATGCTTCACATGACGAAATAACAACTGTTTTATGTGGTATGGGAAGTATGGAAGAAGTAATTCAAAATTGTAAAATTGGAAACAGCCTAGTGAAGTTGGATGAAAACAAGTTAAAAGAAATTGAAAAAAGATTGTTTAGTTCTATGGATAAACTCTGCACAGGCTGTAGATATTGTGAGCACTGCCCAAAAGGAATACCAGTATCAAAGTTCATGCTTTCATACAACAATCATATTCTAGGTGACACAAAAGGGATTTATGATTATTTAAGATACCATTGGGGTATTAACTACAAACAGGCAAATGAGTGTATAAGCTGCGGGCTATGTGAAAGAAAATGTACTCAGCATTTGCCAATAATTAGTAGACTTAAAGAGACATATGAATGGGGAACAGAATATTAGAAAAGTACTTATATAAGAACTTATAGCTTAGAAATTTTAGCTTAATTATTCATTAGTTTCTTACCTAAATATAATCTTTTGGCAGTGTCAGGACAAAATGCTAATACAGGTGATGATAAGATTGAAATATAAAGAACTGCTCATTTGATTAAACGGTAAGGATTAAATTAGATATTGGAAAATAGAATTGTAGATATAAATAGAGCTGCCTTGTTCTCATAGACGGCTTTATTTAAAAAGTGATGTTTAAAGACTTGTGGTTTTCTTGATTTGAGAATACACCATGTATGAAAAAAGCTTTATTTTCGAGTTTTAATCATTGACTAATGTAAATTATTTTGTTAGACTTAATAGAAAGTAAAGGGGAGTAGCTTGAAAGCGATAAAGTCAACAATCGGCAAGAAATGCCTGGCTTTATTCTCCATAGTGGAAAGCAAGACCTTGAATGATGTAGACATACACATTCAAGGTTTTTTTGTTTGAAATATGACTTTTGTGGGAAAGCTTAATTTTGCGATGTTGTATTATTAAAGGAGGCTTGCTATGATGACTGCAAGGAAAGCAGTAAAGTTTGTTTTGATGTGGATGAGTTTAGCTGTATTATTTAATCTTGGAGTATGGTATTTTGAGGGGTCAGCAAAAGCGTTAGAATTTCTTGGTGGATATATTATTGAACTAAGTTTGAGTGTAGATAATCTATTTGTATTTTTAATGATATTCACCAGCTTTGGAATTAAAAAGGAATATCAGCGAAGAACTTTAAACTATGGTATTATCGGTGCTATTGTATTAAGAGCAATATTTATTCTATTAGGAATAAAAGTAGTTAATAGTATACATTGGATATTATACATTTTTGGATTAATTTTGATTGTAAGCGGCTTCAAAATGATATTTGGGCATGAAGATAATAAGGATTACACTGATAGTAAGGTTTTAAAAATTTTAAAGAAAATTATCCCTGTTTCAGACACATTGCACGAAGAAAAGTTTTTTATTAGACATGGTGGAAAATTATTAGCTACACCATTATTTGCTGTACTAATAATTATTGAGTCATCAGACGTTCTTTTTGCTATTGACTCAATACCTGCTGTATTCTCAATATCTACAGACCCATTTATTGTATATACCTCAAATATTTTTGCCATTCTTGGGCTAAGAAGCTTGTATTTTGTGCTTAATGCATTACATGAGAAGTTTAAATATGTTAAGGTTGGTGTGGCATTGATATTGATGTTTACTGGAGTAAAGCTGGGAATATTATTCTTCCATATTGAGATTCCTATTGTAATATCTCTTGCAACAATTTTTGCTTTATTAGTGGGCAGTATTATTATTTCACTTATAGCTACTAGAAAAGAAAAGAAAGATGAAGAAGAAGTTAAATTGAAAAAAGTTGATCTTTAGTAAAAACATTTATGCTTCTACATTCACAATTTTTATAACAGGAAAAGTTTTGGATATATTTATATAGAAATAAACTCATAGGCAAACGATACCTATGAGTTTATTTTTATTAGACATTAGCAACATTGGTCTAACCAATTTGCAGGCTTGGAACAGATGATTTTTAGCAGCAATCGTCTTGCTTTCCACAGCAGAAGCACAAGAATAGGATAATAAGAATTATTATTACCCAAATTGTATCACCATCAAATAGGTTGCAGAAGCAATCACCAAGACATCCACCTTTTTTTGACATTATTTTGACACTCCCTCCCAAAATAAAATAAATTAAGCAAAATTCCAAGCAAAGTACACTATAATATACTTAGGATACTTGTAAGAAATAAGTAATTACTTGGCTAATAATATAGTATTCACATTAAAATTAAGTGTTACAAAATTTTAAAATTAAATTTGTTACTTCATTAGCAATATTCTGCAAGTGTAATATAATAAATTAGGAGTATACATTGAGGTATGAATAATGAAATCAAAAAAAAAGTCATCCCATCATAAAAAGAGATATGATACCAAGTATTATGAAAAGGTAGATATTGATGTTTACAAGAAAGAGAATTTGAGAAATCTTGACTTTGAAGAATTTATTGGAAATACTGTTACTATATTTGTTAACTGCGGAGGAGCGGCTGGCAGCGGTTTTACTGGAGTGATAATAGGGAAGGAGCCTACATACATAAGGTTGCTGATCTTACCAGCTACACCACCATCCTGCTCCCTTACTAATGACTGCCTTGCCAGAAACAATAATACAATTCTTTGCTCCTCCTGTCCACATAATAATAATGCATCAGTGGGAGTAGTTGCAGAAATATTAATTTCTAGCATAGTTGCTTTTGTACATAACAAGTAGTGTATTTTAATTTGATATTTGTGTTACAATTACATATAATAAATGGGTTGAATAGGTAAAGAGCTGGAGTATATTGGATTTATTTAATTATATTTTGGTGACTTTACTCTATTTCCTCATATTTGGCTGAAATGAAAATATTATTTTTTGCATAAACATGTTATTTAAAGTTCAAATATACTTATGAGGCGAGGGAATAATGAAACACAAGTTATTTATCCCTGACAATGTAGGGGTTATTATAGAAAAACTGAATTCATCTGGTTTTGAAGCTTTTATAGTTGGTGGCTGTGTTAGAGATAGTATCCTTGGAATAATTCCTTATGATTGGGATATTACAACAAATGCATTTCCTGAAGATATAAAAAAAATATTTGAGAAAACATTCGATACGGGTATCAAGCACGGCACTGTAAGCGTTTTTATAAATGATGAGTTTTGTGAAGTTACAACATATCGTATTGATGGTGAATATTCTGACAATAGAAGACCTGATAGTGTTCAATTTACTTCTAGTTTAAAAGATGATTTAGCTAGGCGTGATTTCACAATAAATGCTATTGCATATCATCCTAAAGAAGGGCTGATTGATTATTTTGAGGGACTTAAGGATCTGGACAATTGTCAGATAAGAGCGGTAGGAGATGCTAATTTGAGATTTAAGGAAGACGCATTAAGGATGCTCAGAGCCATACGCTTTAGTGCCCAGCTGGGTTTTAGTATCGACGCAGCTACTTTTGATGCAATTAAGAGAAATTCTTTATTGATAGAAAATATAAGTAATGAAAGGATAAGAGATGAACTAAATAAAATTTTAGTATCTCCTAATCCAATGCATTTTGATTTGTTGTATAAGACAGGCTTGTTAGAACATATAATTCCTGAGTTTATTGCATGCTATAGCACTAAGCAGAACAATCCTTATCATATGTATAGTGTTTCAGAACATATTTTACGTTCAGTAGATTATGTGAAAAACACTAATATTCTTAGATGGACAATGCTCTTGCATGATATTGGGAAACCGATACAAAAAACAACTGATGAAAAAGGGATAGACCATTTTTATGGGCATCAGCAGGTTGGAGCAGATTTAGCTAGAAATATATTGAATAGGCTTAGATTTGATAAAGAATCAATTAAAAAAATAACAAACCTTGTACTTCACCATGATTCAGATATATTTGACAATGAGAAATCTATCAAAAAGGTAATCAACAAGGTTGGAGAAGATTCTTTTCTTGAATTAATAGAAGTTCAAAAAGCTGATGCAATGAGTCAGAATAGCGTATATCTAGAGGAAAGATTAGTAAAGTTCAAAAATATTTTAAAAATATATAACAAAATTAAGGCTGAAAGTCATTGCTTGAGTAAAAAGGATTTGGCTGTTAATGGATATGACTTGATTTCCATTGGCATGAACCCTGGCAAGGAACTAAATAACATGCTAAACTATTTGCTGGAATGTGTATTAGAGAATCCTGAACTCAATGACAGGCAAATATTGATTGACTTAGCGAAGAATAATATTTCATAGGGAGTGGACAAGTTGATAGGTGTTGGGACAATTGTAAATACTGGAGCTGTAATTGCAGGCGGTATTGCAGGATATTTTCTGAAAAGCGGGATTCCAGAAAGATACAAACAAATAGTCATGCAAGGTATTGGACTTTCGGTGTTGTTTATTGGGATATCTGGAACCATTAAAGAAATGATAACTATAGTTAGTGGAAATAAATTGGATACTCAATTTACAATGCTAATGATTTTTAGCTTAGTAATTGGCGGATTAATAGGTGAATTTCTTAAAATTGAAAAAAGATTAGAAAATGTGGGAACGTGGATTCAAAGCAAAATACCCACAAAGGGAGGCTCATTTTCAGAAGGTTTTGTTTCTGCTAGTTTGATATATTGTGTAGGAGCTATGGCTATTGTGGGAGCGCTAGAAGATGGACTTTTAGGAAATACCTCTACATTATTTGCAAAATCTATACTTGATGGTGTTACAGCAATTATTTTTGGAGCCACACTAGGAATAGGTGTAGCATTTTCAGCAGTATCAGTTTTTATCTATCAAGGAAGTATAACTCTTTTAGCTGGTTTTGTAAAACCGTGGCTAAATGATATGGTAATTTCCCAAATGTCATTAATAGGAGGCATACTGATATTTTCTATTGGATTGAACTTACTAGAAATTAAGAAAATAAAAATAGGGAATTTACTTCCTGCCATATTTATTCCTGTATTATATTACATAATTAAAAGTTTATTAGGGTTTTAGCAGTTTTTACGTATATTACAGTATATTTAAATAACTTAAACTTCGTATATAAACTCTATTTGTGTGGCAGAATTATCAATGGTTTGCTGCCAAATTAAAATGCATGAAATAGTTAATGGTTCAATATCCATAAACTAATTCATGCATTTAAGAAAACTTGTTCAAATCCACAAAAAGCTTAAGAAGCTTTTTGATATGTGAGAACGATGAATGCGCCAAATGTCAACTTTGCATTTTTCAAACCTACTTCTTATTGTAAATTGAACTTAACTAATCTGTTACGCATCTGAGGACCTAGATATGAAGCTATAATTATTTTAATAAAATCTCCTGGTATAAATGGAATTACGCCTGCAAAAAGTGCTGCACCTATTGACATATTTGCTTGATATGACAGCCAGATAGTGCCAAGAGTATAGCAAACAGCAGTACCTAATATCATGCCTATAATGCATAAGTACCATTTGTCAAAAAATTTGTCTATAAAAAATCCAGCTATCAGTGCCATAAATA
This region includes:
- a CDS encoding M48 family metallopeptidase; this encodes MGSDIQKNQKLFNIKVEDTEINYIVTRSNRKTIGITIDKNGLVKVTSPYRVSESYINELMYKKSSWIQKKLLELKSRAEKAKSPKMFYNGESFLYLGNEFELKICRDSSCKKATVKIEGKNIVIDLPINFNTDNIKKILRQWYIEQFKHIAAERINHYSAQIGVFPKKVTIREQKTRWGSCSSKGNINLNWKLIMASLEVLDYVIVHELCHMIAMNHSEEFWKIVGTFSPQYKNYRDWLRHNGESLNFD
- a CDS encoding aldo/keto reductase, coding for MIYKKYGKTGKDISVIGFGGMRFPKVNGEYDYDKCAEFVVKANELGVNYFDTAPGYCDDHSEKIMAHAFKMMKNPFYVSTKCSERDGTKLRKTLETSLKRMNLEKINFFHIWCILDIDDYRSRMVKGGAYETALKAKEEGLIEHITFSTHCSGDEIETIVNEGCFEGMTVGYNIINFPFRQKGLKAAYEKGLGIATMNPLGGGLIPQKADYFDFIRGADDKTVVDAAIKFNASHDEITTVLCGMGSMEEVIQNCKIGNSLVKLDENKLKEIEKRLFSSMDKLCTGCRYCEHCPKGIPVSKFMLSYNNHILGDTKGIYDYLRYHWGINYKQANECISCGLCERKCTQHLPIISRLKETYEWGTEY
- a CDS encoding TerC/Alx family metal homeostasis membrane protein, which gives rise to MTARKAVKFVLMWMSLAVLFNLGVWYFEGSAKALEFLGGYIIELSLSVDNLFVFLMIFTSFGIKKEYQRRTLNYGIIGAIVLRAIFILLGIKVVNSIHWILYIFGLILIVSGFKMIFGHEDNKDYTDSKVLKILKKIIPVSDTLHEEKFFIRHGGKLLATPLFAVLIIIESSDVLFAIDSIPAVFSISTDPFIVYTSNIFAILGLRSLYFVLNALHEKFKYVKVGVALILMFTGVKLGILFFHIEIPIVISLATIFALLVGSIIISLIATRKEKKDEEEVKLKKVDL
- a CDS encoding CCA tRNA nucleotidyltransferase, which gives rise to MKHKLFIPDNVGVIIEKLNSSGFEAFIVGGCVRDSILGIIPYDWDITTNAFPEDIKKIFEKTFDTGIKHGTVSVFINDEFCEVTTYRIDGEYSDNRRPDSVQFTSSLKDDLARRDFTINAIAYHPKEGLIDYFEGLKDLDNCQIRAVGDANLRFKEDALRMLRAIRFSAQLGFSIDAATFDAIKRNSLLIENISNERIRDELNKILVSPNPMHFDLLYKTGLLEHIIPEFIACYSTKQNNPYHMYSVSEHILRSVDYVKNTNILRWTMLLHDIGKPIQKTTDEKGIDHFYGHQQVGADLARNILNRLRFDKESIKKITNLVLHHDSDIFDNEKSIKKVINKVGEDSFLELIEVQKADAMSQNSVYLEERLVKFKNILKIYNKIKAESHCLSKKDLAVNGYDLISIGMNPGKELNNMLNYLLECVLENPELNDRQILIDLAKNNIS
- a CDS encoding DUF554 domain-containing protein produces the protein MIGVGTIVNTGAVIAGGIAGYFLKSGIPERYKQIVMQGIGLSVLFIGISGTIKEMITIVSGNKLDTQFTMLMIFSLVIGGLIGEFLKIEKRLENVGTWIQSKIPTKGGSFSEGFVSASLIYCVGAMAIVGALEDGLLGNTSTLFAKSILDGVTAIIFGATLGIGVAFSAVSVFIYQGSITLLAGFVKPWLNDMVISQMSLIGGILIFSIGLNLLEIKKIKIGNLLPAIFIPVLYYIIKSLLGF